A portion of the Pseudoalteromonas luteoviolacea genome contains these proteins:
- the ccmI gene encoding c-type cytochrome biogenesis protein CcmI, whose protein sequence is MMELTYMWGMFALLAILSCLFVVTPFIRKEKVVSVDHDANAQRIEIYHQRLDELKGELENQRIAHNDFEESVIEMKRRLLNELSPEQTLDTRGNNLVLGATGVAFTLVVSSVFYYFTGSHQQIASWQKAVEKLPEYGERAVLKMGTPLSANELQAFALGLRTKLANSGDDAVAWMLLGRVAMSLNDYEMAMQAFDKALIMQPDNHNVLVNYSQALLIEGSEQSINRAAKMLSRVLSKDPQNIDAISLLALIAYEREDWLEAKSAFEVLLSTVQPNDPRYAMIKQRIDEIAGKLGETETVPVGAGPQLSVKVRIDDKLVSQLPDNATLFVFAKAANGPRMPLAVQKLTVFNLPLVVTLNDSMAMLPDLKLSNFNEVVITARISVDDSVMTQAGELEGTSDVITINNDTHQQVNVTISRVITSTGS, encoded by the coding sequence ATGATGGAGTTAACTTACATGTGGGGGATGTTTGCACTGTTGGCAATATTGAGTTGCTTGTTTGTGGTAACTCCTTTCATACGCAAAGAAAAAGTTGTTTCTGTTGATCATGATGCAAATGCACAACGTATTGAAATTTATCATCAAAGGTTAGATGAACTAAAAGGCGAACTTGAAAACCAGCGAATTGCACACAATGACTTTGAAGAGTCTGTCATTGAGATGAAAAGACGTCTTCTCAATGAGTTATCGCCAGAGCAAACGTTAGATACCCGAGGCAATAATTTAGTGTTAGGTGCGACAGGGGTTGCATTTACTTTGGTTGTAAGTAGTGTGTTTTACTATTTCACAGGTAGCCATCAACAAATTGCTAGTTGGCAAAAAGCAGTTGAAAAGTTGCCTGAATATGGTGAGCGAGCAGTACTAAAAATGGGTACGCCATTGTCAGCAAATGAATTACAAGCGTTTGCTTTGGGACTGCGTACCAAACTAGCCAATAGTGGTGATGATGCCGTTGCGTGGATGTTGCTTGGGCGTGTTGCTATGTCATTAAATGATTATGAAATGGCGATGCAAGCATTCGATAAAGCGTTAATCATGCAGCCTGATAATCACAATGTACTAGTAAACTATAGCCAAGCATTACTCATTGAAGGCTCTGAGCAGAGTATTAATCGCGCGGCAAAGATGCTATCGCGTGTACTGAGCAAAGATCCGCAGAATATTGATGCAATTTCTTTGTTGGCGTTAATTGCTTATGAGCGCGAGGACTGGCTTGAAGCGAAATCTGCATTTGAGGTATTACTATCAACCGTGCAGCCTAATGACCCGCGTTACGCCATGATAAAGCAACGTATTGATGAGATCGCAGGCAAATTAGGAGAAACGGAGACTGTGCCTGTTGGAGCTGGGCCTCAATTGAGTGTGAAGGTACGCATTGATGATAAGCTTGTGAGTCAATTGCCAGACAACGCAACCTTGTTTGTGTTCGCAAAAGCAGCAAACGGACCAAGAATGCCGCTTGCAGTGCAAAAACTTACAGTTTTTAACTTGCCTTTAGTTGTCACTTTGAATGATAGTATGGCAATGTTGCCAGATCTGAAGTTATCGAATTTTAATGAAGTTGTGATAACGGCGCGTATTTCTGTTGATGACTCGGTTATGACACAAGCTGGTGAGCTTGAAGGCACTTCCGACGTGATCACGATAAATAACGATACGCACCAACAGGTTAATGTCACTATAAGTCGTGTTATAACCAGCACAGGAAGCTAA